In a single window of the Bacillus clarus genome:
- a CDS encoding CPBP family intramembrane glutamic endopeptidase, with product MKKQYWWIIVTYILMQLSGIAGLPLLLKTGLYDNRGFTKEEKIQLITGHWAIISFFIALCIVLWLLRTDIRDRHLDKMRATVPATIGWIIIGFFLAFFSQILAATIEMRLLGVKQGSENTTRLMEIARTTPWFLIVVSIIGPILEEVVFRKILFGTLHKKFNFFIAAIISSLVFAAIHFDFTHLLVYTSMGLVFAFLYVKTKRIIVPIAAHVTMNTLVAIGQVLMSNEQIQEMIKEAEKMQGFIGGF from the coding sequence TTGAAAAAACAATATTGGTGGATTATCGTTACATACATTTTGATGCAGTTATCAGGTATTGCCGGATTACCACTTCTTCTGAAAACCGGACTATACGATAATAGGGGATTTACTAAAGAGGAAAAAATTCAACTCATAACCGGACATTGGGCTATTATTAGCTTCTTCATTGCATTATGCATTGTACTTTGGCTACTTAGAACAGATATTCGTGATCGGCATTTAGATAAAATGCGTGCTACTGTTCCTGCTACAATTGGCTGGATTATTATCGGTTTCTTCTTAGCATTTTTCTCACAAATACTAGCTGCTACGATTGAAATGCGTTTACTAGGAGTCAAACAAGGTTCTGAGAATACGACAAGACTTATGGAGATTGCACGGACTACACCTTGGTTTCTTATCGTTGTCTCTATAATAGGGCCTATTTTAGAAGAAGTTGTATTTAGAAAAATTTTATTTGGCACACTGCATAAGAAATTTAACTTCTTTATTGCCGCTATCATCAGTTCACTTGTATTTGCGGCAATTCATTTTGATTTTACTCATTTATTGGTATACACTTCTATGGGGCTCGTATTCGCCTTTTTATATGTAAAAACGAAGCGAATTATCGTTCCTATAGCAGCTCACGTTACGATGAATACATTAGTCGCTATCGGGCAAGTTTTGATGAGCAATGAGCAAATTCAGGAAATGATTAAAGAAGCTGAAAAAATGCAAGGATTTATCGGAGGATTTTAG
- a CDS encoding tyrosine-type recombinase/integrase — MESDLLAFTMLAYTGLRIGELVALKWSDIDFDEHTLRVIKTYYNPTNNKLKYTLLTPKTEGSIRTITIDPLLVAMLIQHKQQQEKIIKDNKPFIKTMILFSQPMKVILRQLSTYQLECRDYLRKHLYKNK, encoded by the coding sequence TTGGAGAGCGATTTACTTGCCTTCACTATGTTAGCTTATACTGGTTTAAGAATTGGGGAATTGGTAGCTTTAAAATGGTCTGATATTGATTTTGACGAACATACACTAAGGGTTATAAAAACTTACTACAATCCAACAAACAACAAGTTAAAATATACATTACTGACACCAAAAACAGAGGGTTCCATTCGTACAATAACAATAGATCCTCTTTTAGTTGCTATGCTAATACAGCATAAACAACAACAAGAAAAAATAATAAAAGATAACAAACCTTTTATAAAGACGATGATTTTATTTTCTCAACCAATGAAGGTTATCCTAAGACAATTAAGCACTTATCAATTAGAATGCAGAGATTACTTAAGAAAACATCTATACAAAAACAAGTAA
- a CDS encoding redox-sensing transcriptional repressor Rex, which yields MDQQKIPQATAKRLPLYYRFIQNLSLSGKQRVSSAELSEAVKVDSATIRRDFSYFGALGKKGYGYNVNYLLSFFRETLDQDDITRVALIGVGNLGTAFLHYNFTKNNNTKIEMAFDVNEEKVGKEIGGIPVYHLDELEERLTNDIQVAILTVPATVAQAVADRLAETNVHGILNFTPARLNVSENIRIHHIDLAVELQTLVYFLKNYPQ from the coding sequence ATGGATCAGCAAAAAATTCCACAGGCCACTGCTAAAAGATTGCCTCTATACTATCGATTTATCCAAAACTTATCTCTTTCTGGTAAGCAACGTGTTTCATCGGCAGAATTGAGTGAGGCGGTAAAGGTAGATTCCGCAACCATTCGAAGAGATTTTTCATATTTTGGAGCGTTAGGGAAAAAGGGGTATGGGTATAATGTGAATTACTTATTATCATTTTTCCGAGAAACGCTTGATCAAGATGATATAACACGTGTAGCACTTATTGGAGTAGGTAATTTAGGGACCGCTTTCTTACATTATAATTTCACGAAAAACAATAATACAAAAATTGAAATGGCATTTGATGTTAATGAAGAGAAAGTTGGAAAAGAAATCGGGGGTATTCCTGTATATCATTTAGATGAATTAGAAGAACGTTTAACGAATGATATACAAGTGGCAATATTAACAGTACCTGCTACTGTCGCGCAGGCTGTAGCAGATAGACTGGCTGAAACAAATGTACACGGGATTTTGAATTTTACACCAGCACGATTAAATGTATCAGAGAATATACGAATTCATCATATTGATTTGGCTGTAGAATTACAGACACTTGTTTACTTTTTAAAGAATTACCCACAATAA
- a CDS encoding DUF3958 family protein, which yields MSQDIEKEIKQLNQKLRRIFEEQDRNQSAIQTQEQAEEDFHVWKNQNHRLFDRILGTWHRDREMSLFFMDMRQDAQHIERKLTFELENQKETLLKEKRNLSDLENDLSYQQQQLVREVNS from the coding sequence ATGAGTCAAGATATTGAAAAAGAAATCAAACAATTAAATCAAAAATTACGAAGAATATTTGAAGAACAGGATCGGAATCAATCTGCGATTCAAACACAGGAACAAGCAGAAGAAGATTTTCATGTATGGAAAAATCAAAATCATCGCTTGTTTGACCGTATTTTAGGAACTTGGCATAGAGATCGAGAAATGTCACTGTTTTTTATGGATATGCGTCAAGATGCACAACACATTGAGAGAAAACTTACATTTGAATTGGAAAATCAAAAAGAAACATTGCTTAAGGAAAAACGAAATCTTAGCGACTTAGAAAATGACCTTTCCTATCAGCAACAACAATTAGTCAGGGAGGTCAATTCATGA
- the groL gene encoding chaperonin GroEL (60 kDa chaperone family; promotes refolding of misfolded polypeptides especially under stressful conditions; forms two stacked rings of heptamers to form a barrel-shaped 14mer; ends can be capped by GroES; misfolded proteins enter the barrel where they are refolded when GroES binds), with protein MAKDIKFSEEARRSMLRGVDTLANAVKVTLGPKGRNVVLEKKFGSPLITNDGVTIAKEIELEDAFENMGAKLVAEVASKTNDVAGDGTTTATVLAQAMIREGLKNVTAGANPMGLRKGIEKAVTAAIAELKTISKPIEGKSSIAQVAAISAADEEVGQLIAEAMERVGNDGVITLEESKGFTTELDVVEGMQFDRGYASPYMITDSDKMEAVLDNPYILITDKKISNIQEILPVLEQVVQQGKPLLIIAEDVEGEALATLVVNKLRGTFNVVAVKAPGFGDRRKAMLEDIAILTGGEVITEELGRDLKSATVASLGRAGKIVVTKENTTVVEGIGNTEQIEARIGQIRAQLEETTSEFDREKLQERLAKLAGGVAVIKVGAATETELKERKLRIEDALNSTRAAVEEGIVAGGGTSLMNVYTKVASISAEGDEATGINIVLRALEEPVRQIAINAGLEGSVVVERLKGEKVGVGFNAATGEWVNMLESGIVDPAKVTRSALQNAASVAAMFLTTEAVVADKPEPNAPAMPDMGGMGMGGMGGMM; from the coding sequence ATGGCAAAAGATATTAAATTTAGTGAAGAAGCACGTCGTTCGATGCTTCGCGGTGTCGACACTCTTGCAAATGCAGTAAAAGTAACGCTTGGACCAAAAGGTCGTAACGTTGTACTTGAGAAAAAATTCGGTTCACCACTTATTACAAATGATGGTGTAACAATCGCAAAAGAAATCGAATTAGAAGATGCATTCGAAAACATGGGTGCGAAATTAGTAGCAGAAGTTGCTAGCAAAACAAATGATGTAGCTGGTGACGGAACAACAACTGCAACTGTATTAGCGCAAGCTATGATTCGTGAAGGCTTAAAAAACGTAACAGCTGGTGCAAACCCAATGGGCCTTCGTAAAGGTATCGAAAAAGCTGTTACTGCTGCAATTGCAGAATTAAAAACAATTTCTAAACCAATCGAAGGTAAATCTTCAATCGCACAAGTAGCTGCTATTTCTGCTGCTGATGAAGAAGTGGGTCAATTGATTGCTGAAGCAATGGAGCGCGTTGGTAACGATGGCGTTATTACTTTAGAAGAATCTAAAGGATTCACGACAGAATTAGACGTAGTAGAGGGTATGCAATTTGATCGCGGATATGCATCTCCTTACATGATTACTGATTCTGACAAAATGGAAGCAGTTCTTGATAACCCATATATCTTAATTACTGATAAGAAGATTTCTAACATCCAAGAAATCTTACCAGTATTAGAGCAAGTAGTACAACAAGGTAAACCACTTCTTATCATTGCTGAAGATGTAGAAGGCGAAGCATTAGCTACATTAGTAGTGAACAAACTTCGTGGTACATTCAATGTAGTAGCTGTTAAAGCTCCTGGATTTGGTGACCGTCGTAAAGCAATGCTAGAAGATATCGCAATCTTAACTGGTGGCGAAGTAATCACTGAAGAATTAGGACGTGACTTAAAATCTGCTACAGTTGCATCTTTAGGACGCGCTGGTAAAATTGTTGTAACGAAAGAAAACACAACTGTAGTTGAAGGTATTGGAAACACAGAGCAAATCGAAGCTCGCATCGGTCAAATCCGTGCGCAATTAGAAGAAACAACTTCTGAATTCGATCGTGAAAAGTTACAAGAGCGTCTTGCTAAACTAGCGGGTGGCGTAGCGGTAATTAAAGTAGGTGCAGCAACTGAAACTGAGTTAAAAGAGCGCAAACTTCGTATTGAAGATGCACTTAACTCAACTCGTGCAGCAGTAGAAGAAGGTATTGTTGCAGGTGGTGGTACTTCACTTATGAACGTATATACGAAAGTAGCTTCTATTTCAGCTGAAGGCGACGAAGCAACAGGTATCAACATTGTACTTCGTGCATTAGAAGAGCCAGTTCGCCAAATCGCAATCAACGCTGGTCTAGAAGGATCTGTAGTTGTAGAACGCTTAAAAGGCGAAAAAGTAGGCGTTGGTTTCAACGCAGCAACTGGCGAATGGGTAAACATGCTTGAGTCTGGTATCGTAGACCCAGCAAAAGTAACTCGTTCTGCACTTCAAAACGCAGCATCTGTTGCAGCTATGTTCTTAACAACTGAAGCTGTAGTTGCTGACAAGCCAGAACCAAATGCACCAGCAATGCCTGACATGGGCGGCATGGGCATGGGCGGCATGGGCGGAATGATGTAA
- a CDS encoding tyrosine-type recombinase/integrase: protein MFSTNEGYPKTIKHLSIRMQRLLKKTSIQKQVTPHSFRHTHTSLLIEANVHIKEIQERLGHSDINTTMDIYAHMTKNIKKEASNKFSNLMKDLSKNLID, encoded by the coding sequence ATTTTCTCAACCAATGAAGGTTATCCTAAGACAATTAAGCACTTATCAATTAGAATGCAGAGATTACTTAAGAAAACATCTATACAAAAACAAGTAACACCCCATTCATTTAGACATACTCATACGTCTTTGTTAATTGAGGCAAATGTACACATAAAAGAGATACAAGAACGATTAGGGCATTCAGATATTAATACAACAATGGACATATACGCACACATGACAAAGAACATAAAAAAAGAGGCTTCCAATAAGTTTAGTAACTTAATGAAAGACCTCTCTAAAAATCTTATTGACTAA
- a CDS encoding DNA/RNA non-specific endonuclease, with protein sequence MSLNMYLGEVHTQTQSMNAVCTATIQGMEQVIQSIDAFAIDIVLQGQTYSSAKSFFVQTFRPLAQGIIYLCEELTRQNDAFPNDFQSQVASTDVIEQEILEQIQGIDQTRANMAAISQTVPLPGTDAMMGIFDMMKRKLQEKLEHLHEFNYTSSSNYDTAIELASSISRGLAEVQSGKGFSFASGTFSTQELNMEWAASIQAIEEDRKRQADNSIEEGAMCGKLPPKSDFEKAWERDKKDLIDAWTGISTGFVDGAEDAWEGFVALGDKETWLNMRDAIVNYDETLPAMWNALSDSFVNDFWNGDMESRMHYAAYGVASLGLGFLGDKGLSKAGQVGKVAVVTGFTKGKSLITNSSAYRNALHILNNYEFKPGNHFAYTGVGSIRQYLQKAAPYTYEGPNGPETIKLRKGELAGESYSLKDAYQYMKDTGERLLGSGEKDIVKGTGNPPKITEIQEGDLGKHIIKGKNGRKELAPNVRYITEDGYKYTTDELGRIVDVEAGELILQKGKRNKGMQVAAGREDRLPDDDGGHLIGTQFHGSGDIDNLIAQNRQINRSDGEWYNMEQEWANALGGKPPKKVTVKIEPVYQGTSLRPNYFEIVYEIEGKGIFEKTIRNRAGG encoded by the coding sequence ATGAGTTTGAATATGTATCTAGGGGAAGTACATACCCAAACACAAAGCATGAACGCTGTATGTACCGCGACGATTCAAGGTATGGAACAAGTCATTCAATCTATTGACGCTTTTGCAATTGATATTGTTCTGCAAGGACAAACATATAGCAGTGCAAAATCATTTTTTGTACAAACCTTTCGTCCTTTAGCACAGGGAATCATTTACTTATGTGAAGAATTAACCCGTCAGAATGATGCCTTTCCGAACGACTTTCAATCACAAGTAGCTTCAACCGATGTAATCGAACAAGAAATATTAGAACAAATTCAAGGGATTGACCAAACGAGAGCAAATATGGCAGCCATCAGTCAAACTGTACCCCTTCCAGGTACGGACGCTATGATGGGTATTTTTGATATGATGAAACGGAAACTGCAAGAAAAACTAGAACATCTACATGAATTTAATTATACTTCTAGTAGTAATTATGATACAGCAATCGAACTAGCTTCGAGCATCTCGCGAGGTCTTGCGGAAGTGCAAAGCGGGAAAGGTTTCAGCTTCGCAAGTGGTACGTTTAGTACACAAGAGTTGAATATGGAATGGGCGGCTTCCATTCAGGCGATTGAAGAAGATAGGAAGCGTCAGGCTGATAATTCAATTGAAGAAGGTGCAATGTGCGGTAAACTTCCGCCTAAATCTGACTTCGAGAAAGCTTGGGAAAGAGATAAAAAGGATCTAATTGATGCATGGACTGGTATTTCTACTGGTTTTGTAGATGGTGCTGAAGATGCATGGGAAGGATTCGTAGCTTTAGGCGATAAAGAAACCTGGTTGAATATGCGTGATGCAATTGTAAATTACGATGAAACTCTTCCTGCAATGTGGAATGCCTTATCGGATTCATTTGTGAATGATTTTTGGAATGGAGATATGGAAAGTAGAATGCATTACGCTGCCTATGGTGTAGCATCATTAGGTCTGGGGTTTCTGGGTGATAAAGGTCTTAGTAAAGCAGGACAAGTAGGGAAGGTAGCAGTCGTTACAGGCTTTACAAAAGGAAAGTCACTTATAACTAATTCCTCTGCATACAGAAATGCATTACATATATTAAATAACTATGAATTCAAGCCTGGAAATCATTTCGCATATACAGGAGTTGGGAGTATTCGACAATATTTACAGAAGGCGGCTCCATATACTTATGAAGGTCCAAATGGTCCAGAAACAATTAAGTTGAGAAAAGGTGAATTAGCAGGGGAATCATACTCTCTGAAAGATGCGTACCAGTATATGAAGGATACTGGGGAGAGGCTTTTGGGTAGTGGTGAGAAGGATATTGTTAAGGGTACGGGTAATCCTCCTAAGATAACGGAAATACAAGAGGGGGACCTTGGGAAGCACATTATTAAAGGGAAAAATGGAAGAAAAGAACTGGCACCAAACGTGCGTTATATTACCGAGGATGGTTATAAATATACAACAGATGAGCTTGGTAGAATAGTAGATGTTGAGGCAGGAGAATTAATACTTCAAAAAGGAAAAAGAAACAAAGGAATGCAAGTGGCAGCAGGCCGTGAAGATAGGTTACCTGATGATGATGGTGGCCACTTGATAGGAACTCAATTCCATGGTTCTGGAGATATTGATAATTTGATTGCTCAAAATAGACAAATTAATCGCTCTGATGGAGAGTGGTATAATATGGAGCAAGAGTGGGCTAATGCGTTAGGTGGAAAGCCTCCTAAAAAAGTAACAGTAAAGATTGAACCAGTTTATCAAGGAACGTCACTAAGACCAAATTATTTTGAAATAGTTTATGAAATAGAAGGAAAAGGGATATTTGAGAAAACGATTAGAAATCGCGCAGGAGGTTGA
- a CDS encoding YdiK family protein, protein MRNSPLFMAALYFLLGCVFTRFAIMNVTDTIWNLWTILFAVMATIDFNLALRLILVKFTKSKQ, encoded by the coding sequence ATGAGAAACTCACCATTGTTCATGGCTGCATTGTACTTCCTTCTTGGATGTGTATTTACACGCTTCGCCATTATGAACGTGACAGATACAATCTGGAATCTGTGGACAATACTATTTGCAGTTATGGCAACAATTGATTTTAATTTGGCTCTTCGACTGATTTTAGTCAAATTTACAAAAAGTAAACAATAA
- the groES gene encoding co-chaperone GroES, with protein MLKPLGDRVVIELVQAEEKTASGIVLPDTAKEKPQEGKVIAVGTGRVLENGERVALEVAAGDLIIFSKYAGTEVKYEGTDYLILRESDILAVIG; from the coding sequence ATGCTAAAGCCATTAGGTGATCGCGTTGTAATTGAGCTTGTTCAAGCAGAAGAAAAAACAGCAAGTGGTATTGTATTACCAGATACTGCAAAAGAAAAACCACAAGAGGGTAAAGTTATTGCAGTAGGTACTGGTCGAGTGCTTGAAAATGGTGAGCGTGTTGCTTTAGAGGTAGCAGCAGGTGATCTTATCATCTTCTCAAAATATGCAGGTACTGAAGTGAAATACGAAGGTACAGACTACTTGATTTTACGTGAAAGTGACATTTTAGCAGTTATCGGTTAA
- a CDS encoding antitoxin YezG family protein — translation MEKEMNKLYREIAETVNEMIPEEWEKFYFYAQISETGGGTYFFYNTPENRQCFNYSVKIPFNYAIDKEEFKKNKRKLFELSDELRNVFKDNQQELWYSFTMTLESSGKFKMHYDYTNWFDTEYGFSDQMIIWKNKYLGEVPNDGEYKALIDKYHSEFPNNPI, via the coding sequence GTGGAAAAAGAAATGAACAAGTTGTATAGAGAAATAGCTGAAACGGTTAATGAAATGATTCCAGAAGAATGGGAGAAATTTTATTTTTATGCTCAGATATCGGAAACTGGAGGGGGAACGTACTTTTTTTATAATACACCTGAAAATAGACAATGCTTTAATTATAGTGTGAAAATCCCATTTAACTATGCTATTGATAAAGAAGAATTTAAAAAAAATAAAAGAAAGCTGTTTGAGTTGAGCGATGAACTAAGAAATGTTTTTAAAGATAATCAGCAAGAACTTTGGTATTCCTTTACAATGACTCTTGAGAGTAGTGGGAAATTTAAGATGCATTATGATTATACAAATTGGTTCGATACAGAATATGGTTTTAGTGACCAAATGATTATTTGGAAAAATAAATACTTAGGAGAAGTACCAAATGATGGAGAATATAAAGCGTTAATCGATAAATATCATAGTGAATTTCCGAATAATCCTATTTAA
- a CDS encoding TIGR04197 family type VII secretion effector: MGKFQSNLQTATQIATKMGLASDRLQSATSRSITKATRTTLSVNSKAQEANQQVLDLTKQFSAAFQQAIDNIHSVANDFERMDNELQNIFR; encoded by the coding sequence ATGGGAAAATTCCAAAGTAATTTACAAACAGCAACACAAATTGCTACGAAAATGGGATTAGCCTCTGACAGGCTTCAAAGTGCAACAAGTCGTTCTATAACAAAGGCGACGCGTACAACACTATCTGTTAATTCCAAAGCACAAGAAGCGAATCAACAAGTTTTAGATTTAACGAAACAATTTTCTGCTGCTTTTCAACAAGCGATTGATAATATTCATTCGGTAGCTAACGATTTTGAGAGAATGGATAACGAACTTCAAAATATTTTTCGCTAA